The following are encoded together in the Streptomyces rapamycinicus NRRL 5491 genome:
- a CDS encoding MaoC/PaaZ C-terminal domain-containing protein has translation MPIDVAKAVSAEPRSTALIWGQKDIQLYHLGIGAGIPATDPQELRYTLESKLHVLPSFATVAGGGMAVAGGMAAPGIDVDLAAVLHGGQTVELHRPIPLGGDATQTSKVAAVYDKGKAAVIVLRSDVADADGPLWTCDTRIFVRGEGGFGGERGPSDRLEPPAREPDRTAERAIREDQALLYRLSGDWNPLHADPEFAKLAGFEQPILHGLCSYGMVLKAVVDTALDGEVARVRSYTTRFAGVAYPGETLRVRMWQDEGRVQVTATAVERDDAPVLTDTVVEHT, from the coding sequence ATGCCCATCGATGTCGCGAAGGCCGTCTCGGCCGAACCCCGGAGCACGGCTCTCATCTGGGGACAGAAGGACATCCAGCTCTACCACCTGGGCATCGGCGCAGGAATCCCCGCCACCGACCCCCAGGAGCTCCGCTACACCCTGGAGAGCAAGCTCCATGTGCTCCCCAGCTTCGCGACCGTCGCGGGCGGCGGGATGGCGGTCGCCGGGGGCATGGCCGCACCCGGTATCGACGTCGACCTCGCCGCCGTCCTGCACGGCGGCCAGACCGTCGAACTGCACCGCCCCATCCCGCTCGGCGGGGACGCCACGCAGACCTCGAAGGTCGCCGCCGTCTACGACAAGGGCAAGGCGGCGGTCATCGTGCTGCGCTCCGACGTGGCCGACGCGGACGGCCCGCTGTGGACCTGCGACACCCGGATCTTCGTCCGGGGCGAGGGCGGCTTCGGCGGTGAGCGCGGCCCCTCCGACCGCCTGGAGCCCCCGGCCCGTGAGCCGGACCGCACCGCGGAGCGGGCCATCCGCGAGGACCAGGCGCTGCTCTACCGGCTCTCCGGGGACTGGAACCCGCTCCACGCCGACCCCGAGTTCGCCAAGCTGGCCGGGTTCGAACAGCCCATCCTGCACGGACTGTGCTCGTACGGGATGGTGCTCAAGGCGGTCGTGGACACGGCGCTGGACGGGGAGGTGGCCCGGGTGCGCTCGTACACCACCCGCTTCGCGGGGGTGGCCTACCCGGGCGAGACCCTGCGCGTCCGGATGTGGCAGGACGAGGGGCGCGTCCAGGTGACGGCGACCGCCGTCGAGCGGGACGACGCACCGGTCCTCACCGACACCGTCGTCGAACACACCTGA
- a CDS encoding ABC transporter substrate-binding protein: MSLRARGSAALALALAGALSLTACGSSDDGADGGKRNGGGGKSVAQGGKDFGKAAEETAKLGTDAKSGAFPRTITHAMGRTELKSKPKRVVVLDVGELDNVVSLGVKPVGYAPSEGDQAIPDYLEKDAGNPKNVGTINNLNLEAINALHPDLILGSKLRAEPLYDELKQIAPTVFSIRPGFTWKENYRLNAAALDRTAEAERNLDAYEKKAEKLGEDIGADKPTITMLRFMPQATRLYARASFIGTILQDVGLPRPKNQQINDLAAEIGPERIDEADADWIFTGVYGDPKATKRDQAQSNPLWKKLKAVKAGRARSVDEETWYLGLGVTAADRVLDDLRGYLVH, encoded by the coding sequence ATGTCCCTGCGCGCCCGCGGCAGCGCCGCCCTCGCCCTCGCCCTGGCCGGGGCGCTCTCCCTCACCGCCTGCGGATCCTCGGACGACGGCGCGGACGGCGGCAAGCGCAACGGCGGGGGCGGGAAGTCCGTCGCCCAGGGCGGCAAGGACTTCGGCAAGGCGGCCGAGGAGACCGCGAAGCTGGGCACGGACGCCAAGTCGGGCGCGTTCCCCCGCACCATCACCCACGCGATGGGCAGGACCGAGCTCAAGAGCAAACCGAAGCGGGTCGTGGTGCTCGACGTCGGTGAGCTCGACAACGTGGTCTCGCTGGGGGTGAAGCCGGTCGGCTACGCCCCCTCCGAGGGCGACCAGGCCATACCCGACTACCTCGAGAAGGACGCCGGGAACCCGAAGAACGTCGGCACCATCAACAACCTCAACCTCGAGGCCATCAACGCCCTCCACCCCGATCTGATCCTCGGCAGCAAGCTGCGCGCCGAGCCGCTCTACGACGAGCTGAAGCAGATCGCCCCGACCGTCTTCTCCATCCGCCCCGGCTTCACCTGGAAGGAGAACTACCGCCTCAACGCCGCGGCCCTGGACCGCACCGCCGAGGCCGAGCGCAACCTCGACGCGTACGAGAAGAAGGCCGAGAAGCTGGGCGAGGACATCGGCGCCGACAAGCCGACGATCACCATGCTGCGCTTCATGCCGCAGGCCACCCGGCTCTACGCCAGGGCGTCCTTCATCGGCACCATCCTCCAGGACGTCGGTCTGCCGCGCCCGAAGAACCAGCAGATCAACGATCTCGCCGCGGAGATCGGCCCGGAGCGGATCGACGAGGCCGACGCCGACTGGATCTTCACCGGTGTCTACGGCGACCCCAAGGCCACCAAGCGGGACCAGGCGCAGTCCAACCCGCTGTGGAAGAAGCTGAAGGCGGTCAAGGCGGGCCGGGCCCGATCCGTCGACGAGGAGACCTGGTACCTGGGCCTCGGCGTCACCGCCGCCGACCGGGTCCTGGACGACCTGCGCGGCTACCTCGTCCACTGA
- a CDS encoding Zn-dependent alcohol dehydrogenase, which produces MRAAVLHETGQDKLEVLDDIEAVGFGPGKVRLRLRATGLCHSDLSAMAGVLPQPAPFVPGHEGAGEILDVGDGVTGLSAGDRVLVCWLPACGGCPACQRGQTELCLTGFMNAGTPNFRRPGGSPEDVFGMSGTGTFAEEIVLAAPCAVPIPDDVPYDIAALIGCGVTTGLGAVFNTARVEAGSSVAVIGCGGVGISVIQGARASGAAQIVAVDPVESRREAALRFGATEAVAPDGLDSAKNSVTAGEGFDYVFEVVGRSATARRAYEITRRGGTLCVVGAGALDDFLQFNMFELFFDEKRILPSLYGGGDVLRSYRRTIDLWRAGRIDLEGLITHRVRLGEINDAIGQMRTGEALRTCIEM; this is translated from the coding sequence GTGCGCGCAGCCGTACTTCACGAGACGGGACAGGACAAGCTCGAAGTCCTCGACGACATCGAGGCGGTGGGCTTCGGCCCCGGCAAGGTCCGGCTGCGGCTGAGGGCCACCGGGCTGTGCCACTCCGACCTCTCCGCGATGGCCGGGGTGCTGCCGCAGCCCGCGCCGTTCGTCCCCGGCCACGAGGGCGCGGGCGAGATCCTCGACGTGGGCGACGGGGTGACCGGGCTGAGCGCCGGCGACCGGGTGCTGGTGTGCTGGCTGCCCGCGTGCGGCGGCTGTCCGGCCTGCCAACGCGGTCAGACCGAGCTGTGCCTGACCGGGTTCATGAACGCGGGAACCCCCAACTTCCGGCGCCCCGGCGGCAGTCCGGAGGACGTCTTCGGGATGTCCGGGACCGGCACCTTCGCCGAGGAGATCGTCCTGGCCGCGCCCTGCGCCGTGCCGATCCCCGACGACGTCCCGTACGACATCGCGGCCCTCATCGGCTGCGGGGTGACCACCGGACTCGGGGCCGTCTTCAACACCGCCCGGGTGGAGGCCGGTTCGTCGGTCGCGGTCATCGGCTGCGGCGGGGTGGGCATCAGCGTCATCCAGGGGGCGAGGGCGTCGGGCGCCGCGCAGATCGTCGCCGTCGACCCCGTGGAGTCGCGGCGCGAGGCCGCGCTGCGCTTCGGCGCCACCGAGGCGGTGGCCCCGGACGGTCTCGACTCCGCCAAGAACAGCGTCACGGCGGGCGAGGGCTTCGACTACGTCTTCGAGGTCGTGGGCCGCTCCGCCACCGCCCGCCGGGCGTACGAGATCACCCGGCGCGGCGGCACGCTGTGCGTGGTCGGCGCCGGGGCGCTGGACGACTTCCTCCAGTTCAACATGTTCGAGCTGTTCTTCGACGAGAAGCGGATCCTGCCCTCGCTGTACGGCGGCGGCGATGTGCTCCGCTCCTACCGGCGCACCATCGACCTGTGGCGGGCCGGCCGGATCGACCTCGAAGGGCTGATCACCCACCGGGTGCGGCTCGGCGAGATCAACGACGCGATCGGCCAGATGCGGACCGGGGAGGCGCTGCGCACATGCATCGAGATGTGA
- a CDS encoding 3-oxoacyl-ACP reductase: MHRDVTGPLTGKTAIVTGAGRGLGRVEALELAGLGASVVVNDYGQGGRDGSGEASAGPAEQVAEEIRAAGGRATAHAGDVADHTQAGELVRLAIDTYGALDILVNNAGILRDRMVFSMSEDEWDSVIRVHLKGHFNTIRFAAAHWRERSKAADGGPVHGRIVNTASEAFLAGSPGQPNYAAAKGGIVALTTSTAAALAKYGVTANAICPRARTRMTEDVFAGFERPEDGRLDALAPEHAAPLVGYLASPAAAKVNGQVFVVHGGMLAILERPKVAAKVDAKGDAFGFEELDAALTPYFAERGGESFAAVEVLGLKRG; the protein is encoded by the coding sequence ATGCATCGAGATGTGACCGGCCCGCTCACCGGGAAGACCGCGATCGTCACCGGCGCCGGGCGCGGCCTCGGCCGCGTCGAGGCCCTGGAACTGGCGGGGCTGGGCGCCAGTGTCGTCGTCAACGACTACGGACAGGGCGGACGCGACGGCAGCGGCGAGGCATCGGCGGGCCCCGCCGAACAGGTCGCCGAGGAGATCCGCGCGGCCGGTGGCCGGGCCACGGCCCACGCGGGCGATGTGGCCGACCACACGCAGGCGGGCGAGCTGGTCCGGCTCGCCATCGACACTTACGGCGCGCTGGACATCCTGGTCAACAACGCGGGCATCCTGCGCGACCGGATGGTCTTCTCGATGAGCGAGGACGAATGGGACTCGGTGATCCGGGTCCATCTCAAGGGTCACTTCAACACCATCCGCTTCGCCGCCGCACACTGGCGCGAGCGGTCCAAGGCGGCGGACGGCGGCCCGGTGCACGGCCGCATCGTCAACACCGCCTCCGAGGCGTTCCTCGCCGGTTCGCCGGGCCAGCCGAACTACGCGGCGGCAAAGGGCGGCATCGTCGCGCTCACCACCTCCACGGCGGCGGCCCTCGCCAAGTACGGGGTGACGGCCAACGCCATCTGCCCGCGCGCCCGCACCCGGATGACCGAGGACGTCTTCGCCGGCTTCGAGCGCCCGGAGGACGGCCGCCTCGACGCCCTCGCCCCCGAACACGCGGCCCCGCTGGTCGGCTATCTCGCCTCACCGGCCGCGGCCAAGGTGAACGGCCAGGTGTTCGTGGTGCACGGCGGCATGCTGGCGATCCTGGAGCGGCCGAAGGTGGCGGCGAAGGTGGACGCGAAGGGGGACGCCTTCGGCTTCGAGGAGCTGGACGCGGCGCTGACGCCGTACTTCGCGGAGCGGGGCGGGGAGAGCTTCGCGGCGGTGGAGGTGCTGGGGCTCAAGCGGGGGTGA